The proteins below come from a single Prolixibacter sp. NT017 genomic window:
- the cyoA gene encoding ubiquinol oxidase subunit II — MMKKNRYKSLMGVVLLLGTVLLSSCSNMVVLDSKGPIGSEEAFLIKIAFILMLIVVLPVFVMVIWFSVRYRASNKKATYKPNWAHSHKIELVVWLVPIAIVAALSYLTWVKTHELDPYKPIVSDVKPVRVEVISTDWNWLFIYPDYNIAVVNHLVFPANTPVNFRLTSASVMTSFFIPQLGSQIYVMAGMRTKLHLQADHEGTYLGQNIEYSGTGYATMHFDAVATSKEEFEDWVEKAKQSPDVLNMATYEKFAQPNTDYPVTTYSSVAPKLFDHVMMQFMGWMGGTDHAMKMTDDMDDTHHMHGMQDSTKMQEEHGPMIMQSDSGHVHTKTMEDK; from the coding sequence ATGATGAAAAAAAATCGTTACAAATCTTTAATGGGAGTGGTATTGTTACTGGGCACTGTTCTTTTGAGCAGTTGTAGCAATATGGTTGTGCTCGATTCAAAGGGACCAATCGGTAGCGAGGAAGCTTTCCTGATCAAGATCGCGTTTATTTTAATGTTGATCGTGGTTCTTCCCGTTTTTGTTATGGTCATTTGGTTTTCGGTGCGGTACCGCGCTTCTAACAAAAAGGCAACTTACAAACCTAACTGGGCCCACTCACACAAGATTGAGCTGGTGGTATGGTTGGTGCCGATTGCCATTGTGGCGGCCCTTTCGTATCTGACCTGGGTCAAAACACACGAACTGGACCCGTACAAACCGATTGTGTCGGATGTGAAGCCGGTTCGTGTTGAAGTCATTTCGACTGACTGGAACTGGTTGTTTATTTACCCCGACTACAACATTGCGGTGGTTAACCATCTCGTCTTCCCGGCCAATACGCCTGTGAATTTCCGTCTGACATCGGCTTCGGTAATGACTTCGTTCTTTATTCCGCAGCTGGGAAGTCAGATTTATGTGATGGCCGGCATGCGGACTAAATTGCACCTGCAGGCCGATCACGAAGGAACTTACCTGGGGCAGAACATCGAGTATAGTGGTACCGGTTATGCTACCATGCACTTCGATGCAGTGGCTACTTCGAAGGAAGAATTCGAAGATTGGGTGGAAAAAGCCAAACAATCGCCTGACGTATTGAATATGGCTACCTACGAGAAATTCGCCCAACCCAATACCGACTATCCGGTAACGACTTATTCATCGGTTGCACCCAAGCTGTTCGACCATGTGATGATGCAGTTCATGGGATGGATGGGTGGTACCGACCACGCAATGAAAATGACCGACGATATGGATGATACACACCATATGCACGGAATGCAGGATTCTACTAAAATGCAGGAAGAGCACGGTCCAATGATTATGCAGTCCGATTCGGGACACGTACATACTAAAACAATGGAGGACAAATAA
- a CDS encoding aldo/keto reductase has translation MKTNNRRDFLKKSIMGLSGTALLASGTSLDASGKTVDNSPATLPTRPLGKTGVHTPLISMGTSGVTSPGLVKAAYEAGVKLFFSANYYGRGNNEILVGEGLKGLPRDSFLVGTAAIPNEMNKGAGTLNSDFTAEKYMKSAEASLKRFGLETIDFVLLPFASKKETILNEDVLKTFEQLKKQGKVKYVGIASHGGTVEALNAAAESGVYDVAMIGYNYKTQNLEELNTAINRAAKAGMGIVAMKTTAGAARSKTGPSINTDAALKWVLQNENISSIVSGMTSVELVQKNLKMIQNLKMSGQEMKELGMTSGYDAYGLYCQQCQQCVPQCPHHLDIPTIMRSYMYAYGYKNLEQAWHTLAEVDLSDNPCHLCDVCNVNCASRFDVRNKVMDIARLKDVPIDLLSV, from the coding sequence ATGAAAACAAACAACCGTCGTGATTTCCTGAAGAAAAGTATCATGGGCCTCTCCGGAACTGCCCTGCTCGCCTCGGGCACCAGCCTCGATGCCTCCGGAAAAACCGTTGATAACTCACCAGCTACCTTGCCTACCCGCCCGTTGGGCAAAACCGGCGTACACACACCACTCATCAGCATGGGGACCAGTGGCGTCACCTCGCCGGGATTAGTGAAGGCTGCTTACGAAGCCGGGGTCAAGCTGTTTTTCTCTGCCAACTACTATGGCCGTGGGAACAATGAAATCCTCGTGGGCGAAGGATTGAAAGGCCTGCCCCGCGACAGCTTCCTGGTAGGCACCGCTGCCATTCCCAATGAGATGAACAAAGGCGCCGGCACCCTGAACAGCGATTTTACTGCCGAAAAGTACATGAAAAGTGCCGAGGCCAGCCTCAAACGTTTCGGTCTCGAAACCATCGACTTTGTGCTATTGCCGTTTGCCTCGAAGAAAGAGACCATCCTGAATGAGGACGTGCTGAAAACATTCGAGCAACTGAAGAAACAAGGCAAGGTGAAGTATGTGGGCATTGCCTCACATGGCGGCACGGTCGAGGCGCTCAACGCAGCAGCCGAATCGGGCGTGTACGACGTGGCGATGATAGGCTACAACTACAAAACCCAGAATTTAGAAGAGTTGAACACCGCCATCAATCGTGCAGCGAAAGCCGGCATGGGCATCGTGGCCATGAAGACTACCGCCGGAGCCGCCCGCAGCAAAACCGGTCCGTCCATCAACACCGATGCAGCGCTGAAATGGGTGTTGCAGAATGAAAATATCTCTTCCATCGTATCGGGAATGACCTCGGTGGAGCTGGTGCAGAAAAACCTGAAGATGATTCAGAACCTGAAGATGTCCGGGCAGGAGATGAAGGAGCTGGGCATGACTTCCGGCTATGACGCCTATGGGCTGTATTGCCAGCAATGTCAGCAGTGCGTTCCGCAGTGTCCGCACCACCTCGACATCCCGACCATTATGCGCAGCTACATGTATGCTTACGGCTACAAGAACCTGGAGCAGGCCTGGCATACGCTGGCCGAGGTCGACCTGTCGGACAATCCCTGCCACCTGTGCGACGTCTGCAACGTCAATTGTGCTTCCCGCTTCGATGTCCGCAACAAAGTAATGGACATTGCCCGGCTGAAGGATGTACCGATTGATTTGTTGAGCGTATAA
- a CDS encoding AAA family ATPase: protein MNKQKETSLSVSKVYIEELFGYYTYTLPNSDEQDISKLLLVYGDNGTGKTTLLNLFFYLLSTKDKSGYKSSIAETKFKKFSIHFNNGIEIGASRENGQKGSYEYYISENGEKIKSVFLVADQDNAIMFEPQSETGIKFDEIINYIKGLNIAAFYLSDDRRIRDTITSDKHSRSQTRDAINLYFKTKIASHKDFERGSNKESDDESSISLEHAIERLLDWVRSKVISGSKVGEKNSQVIFSDIIENYITLSDTETTTTEKNILLAELDKLDKLLPSYVDLGLIDEFDTKKIRRSIKQARKTEQIKFLNTVISPFLEGINAKLEALKVVEKTINLFIETVNDYFTNKSISFNLNSGFDIEQKNGTPLEFSWLSSGEKQLLLLLINTITSTEVATFFIIDEPEISLNIKWQRKLIKTLLTFSADKNIQFILATHSFELLSAYKNNTSKLIDQNV from the coding sequence ATGAACAAACAAAAAGAAACTTCTCTTTCAGTATCAAAAGTTTATATTGAAGAGCTTTTTGGATATTATACATACACTCTCCCGAATAGCGATGAACAAGACATATCCAAACTCTTATTAGTGTATGGCGATAATGGAACAGGTAAGACTACATTGTTAAATTTATTTTTCTATCTACTGTCTACTAAAGACAAAAGCGGTTATAAATCAAGCATTGCAGAGACTAAATTTAAAAAATTCAGTATTCACTTTAATAATGGCATTGAAATTGGAGCCTCAAGGGAGAATGGACAAAAAGGCTCATACGAATACTATATTTCTGAAAATGGGGAAAAAATAAAATCAGTTTTTCTTGTAGCAGATCAAGATAACGCTATTATGTTTGAACCTCAATCTGAAACAGGGATAAAATTTGATGAGATTATTAATTACATAAAAGGATTAAATATAGCTGCGTTCTATTTGTCCGATGATAGAAGAATACGAGACACAATCACGTCTGACAAACATTCCAGAAGTCAAACGAGGGATGCAATCAACCTTTATTTTAAAACCAAAATAGCTTCTCACAAAGATTTTGAAAGAGGTTCGAATAAAGAAAGCGACGATGAAAGCAGTATATCCCTAGAGCATGCAATAGAAAGATTGCTTGATTGGGTTAGAAGCAAAGTTATTTCCGGCTCAAAAGTTGGTGAAAAAAACTCCCAAGTAATTTTTTCTGACATCATAGAAAATTACATTACACTTTCTGATACAGAAACAACTACAACGGAGAAAAACATTCTGCTTGCAGAACTTGATAAACTGGATAAATTATTGCCTTCATATGTAGATTTAGGGCTAATAGATGAATTCGACACAAAAAAAATTCGCCGTTCAATAAAACAAGCACGAAAAACAGAACAAATAAAATTTTTAAACACAGTAATTTCACCTTTTCTTGAGGGCATAAATGCAAAACTGGAAGCATTAAAGGTAGTTGAAAAAACTATCAACTTATTTATAGAAACTGTAAATGATTATTTTACAAATAAGTCTATTAGTTTCAACTTAAATTCTGGATTTGACATAGAACAAAAAAACGGAACACCACTCGAGTTTAGTTGGTTATCTAGCGGGGAAAAACAACTACTATTGCTGCTTATTAACACAATAACTTCCACTGAAGTTGCAACTTTCTTTATAATCGATGAACCTGAAATTTCTTTGAATATAAAATGGCAAAGAAAATTAATTAAAACCCTATTAACATTTAGTGCAGATAAAAACATTCAATTTATTCTCGCTACGCATTCATTCGAGCTGTTATCTGCATATAAAAACAACACATCAAAGTTAATTGACCAAAATGTTTGA
- the cyoB gene encoding cytochrome o ubiquinol oxidase subunit I has protein sequence MFGKLTLSDIPYNDPIIMGAVVSSTFLALIIIGLITYFKKWPYLWHEWLTSVDHKRIGVMYIILALVMMLRGFADAIMMRGQQAMAAGPDPGYLTPHHYDQIFGSHGTIMIIFVAMPFVIGLMNLVIPHQIGARDVAFPVLNSVSFWLTVAGAGLIMISLGVGEFTNTGWFGIAPLFEKTYNPGVGVDYWMWAFQIAGVGSLLSGVNFLVTIVKMRAPGMTWMKMPLFTWTTLTTNVLMILSFPVITGALFLLTLDRYLGMHFFTNGMGGNMMMWNNLFWMWGHPEVYIVVLPSFGIFSEVVATFSRKKLFGYVSLVWATAAIMILSFTVWLHHFFTMGNDTNVNIFFGIATMAIAIPTGVKVYDWLFTMYRGRITFATPMYWVLGFLTLFVIGGMTGVLMAIPPADFVVHNSLFLIAHFHNMLIPGALFGYFAGFAYWFPKVFGFHLDEKWGKRAFWGWAVGFFVAFMPLYVLGFMGMPRRMAHYDNMAWQPWLIVAAVGALIVGAGILSQLIQIYISIRDRKKNVDLTGDSWENGRTLEWMSSSPPPVYNFAVIPKVDELDEWWAMKENGTAYQRPAEYHDIHMPKNVARGPIIGGLVLAFGFAMVWYIWWLAIAAMIGIIATVIIGSSHDDEEYVIPAAEVKRIEDERFEQLAAAMEEKKNN, from the coding sequence ATGTTTGGAAAGTTGACCTTATCGGATATACCGTACAACGATCCGATCATCATGGGGGCCGTGGTTAGTTCCACGTTTTTAGCCCTAATAATTATCGGCTTAATAACCTACTTTAAAAAGTGGCCGTATTTGTGGCACGAATGGCTGACCAGTGTCGATCACAAGCGTATTGGTGTGATGTACATCATCCTGGCGCTGGTGATGATGCTGCGTGGTTTTGCTGATGCCATTATGATGCGTGGACAGCAGGCGATGGCAGCCGGACCTGATCCGGGCTACCTGACGCCGCATCACTACGACCAGATTTTCGGTTCGCATGGTACCATCATGATCATCTTCGTGGCGATGCCTTTTGTGATTGGTTTGATGAACCTGGTAATTCCTCATCAGATTGGTGCACGTGATGTGGCCTTTCCGGTATTGAACTCGGTTAGTTTCTGGCTGACGGTTGCCGGTGCCGGATTGATTATGATTTCACTCGGTGTGGGGGAGTTTACCAATACCGGCTGGTTCGGAATTGCACCTCTTTTCGAAAAAACATATAATCCCGGAGTGGGGGTCGACTACTGGATGTGGGCCTTCCAGATAGCGGGGGTCGGGTCGCTCCTTAGTGGGGTGAACTTCCTGGTGACCATCGTGAAGATGCGCGCGCCGGGCATGACATGGATGAAAATGCCGTTGTTCACCTGGACAACCCTGACCACAAACGTATTGATGATTCTGTCGTTTCCGGTGATTACGGGTGCACTGTTCCTGCTGACGCTCGACCGTTACCTGGGCATGCACTTCTTCACTAACGGAATGGGGGGTAATATGATGATGTGGAACAACCTGTTCTGGATGTGGGGTCACCCGGAAGTATATATCGTGGTACTGCCGTCCTTCGGTATATTCTCAGAAGTGGTAGCAACGTTCTCACGTAAAAAACTCTTTGGCTACGTATCGCTGGTTTGGGCGACTGCAGCCATTATGATTCTTTCTTTCACCGTATGGTTACACCACTTCTTTACCATGGGTAACGATACGAATGTGAATATATTCTTCGGAATAGCGACGATGGCGATTGCGATACCCACCGGGGTAAAAGTGTACGACTGGCTCTTTACCATGTACCGGGGGCGTATTACGTTTGCCACACCGATGTATTGGGTCCTGGGCTTCCTTACACTCTTTGTGATTGGAGGAATGACCGGAGTGCTGATGGCGATTCCGCCGGCTGACTTCGTTGTACACAACAGTTTGTTTCTGATTGCTCACTTCCACAATATGCTGATCCCGGGCGCCTTGTTCGGTTATTTTGCCGGATTTGCCTACTGGTTCCCGAAAGTATTCGGTTTCCATCTCGATGAGAAGTGGGGCAAGCGCGCCTTCTGGGGATGGGCTGTCGGTTTCTTTGTAGCATTTATGCCGCTGTATGTACTCGGATTCATGGGAATGCCGCGTCGTATGGCACACTATGATAACATGGCATGGCAACCCTGGTTGATTGTGGCTGCTGTAGGTGCCCTGATTGTTGGTGCCGGTATTCTGTCGCAGTTGATTCAGATTTATATCAGTATTCGTGATCGGAAGAAAAACGTCGACTTGACCGGTGACTCCTGGGAAAACGGTCGTACACTGGAGTGGATGAGTTCTTCGCCGCCTCCGGTATACAACTTTGCCGTGATTCCGAAAGTAGATGAGCTAGACGAATGGTGGGCCATGAAAGAGAATGGTACCGCTTATCAGCGTCCCGCTGAATATCACGACATTCACATGCCGAAGAATGTGGCTCGCGGACCGATTATCGGTGGTCTCGTACTGGCCTTTGGATTTGCCATGGTTTGGTACATCTGGTGGTTGGCTATTGCTGCCATGATTGGTATCATCGCTACCGTGATTATCGGCTCATCACACGATGATGAGGAATATGTTATTCCGGCTGCCGAAGTGAAACGGATTGAAGACGAGCGTTTCGAGCAACTGGCCGCCGCCATGGAAGAAAAGAAGAATAACTAA
- the cyoD gene encoding cytochrome o ubiquinol oxidase subunit IV — MSQAHNEEMGAKITTKAYVVGFILALLLTIVSFGMAMSGAFSRTATIVGLFIAAFAQMVVHLHYFLHLDRSSAQRWNVIALLFTALLLFIFVGGTLWVMYTLNVRMM; from the coding sequence ATGAGTCAAGCACATAACGAAGAGATGGGAGCCAAGATTACCACGAAAGCCTATGTCGTAGGTTTTATCCTGGCCTTGCTGCTTACCATCGTATCATTCGGAATGGCTATGAGCGGAGCGTTCAGCCGCACGGCGACCATTGTGGGATTGTTTATTGCAGCCTTTGCCCAGATGGTGGTACACCTGCACTACTTCCTGCACCTCGACCGTTCGTCGGCGCAGCGCTGGAACGTGATTGCCCTGCTGTTTACCGCCCTGCTGCTGTTTATCTTCGTAGGCGGAACGCTTTGGGTAATGTACACGCTCAACGTACGAATGATGTAA
- a CDS encoding helix-turn-helix domain-containing protein, which translates to MRELDINFPTCPVRNILSRMSDKWSLLVLRALQKGGVMRYKDLHNAIPDISQKMLSSTLKRLEEDCLINREMHKEIPPRVEYSLTETGKELMPALVMMIEWAREHFNEITGQQSVP; encoded by the coding sequence ATGAGAGAACTTGATATCAACTTCCCGACCTGTCCCGTCCGGAATATTCTGAGCCGAATGAGCGACAAATGGTCACTGTTAGTTCTAAGAGCATTGCAAAAAGGTGGCGTCATGCGCTATAAGGATTTGCACAACGCCATTCCAGACATTTCGCAGAAGATGCTTTCCAGTACCCTGAAGCGCCTGGAAGAGGACTGCTTGATCAACCGGGAAATGCATAAGGAAATTCCGCCCCGCGTGGAATACTCGTTAACCGAAACGGGAAAAGAACTAATGCCGGCCCTCGTGATGATGATTGAGTGGGCACGGGAACATTTTAATGAAATTACCGGACAACAGAGCGTACCTTAA
- a CDS encoding cupin domain-containing protein translates to MKELSVKNVDAIEGQKMNRNGKEFTIKPVIPAEEVSKCRVNFVEVEPGHSAFSYHYHEVNEEVFYIISGVGIVRTINGDVTVKAGDAITFPTGEKGSHVIRNGSETEKLVYIDFDTASTAEVVHFPDMKKVMVTGPYSKGMYDEE, encoded by the coding sequence ATGAAAGAACTGTCAGTAAAGAACGTAGATGCTATCGAAGGCCAGAAGATGAACCGCAATGGAAAAGAATTCACCATCAAACCGGTTATTCCTGCCGAAGAGGTTAGCAAGTGCCGGGTGAATTTCGTTGAAGTGGAACCGGGGCACAGCGCGTTCAGTTATCATTACCACGAAGTAAACGAAGAGGTATTTTACATCATCAGCGGAGTTGGTATCGTTCGCACCATCAATGGCGATGTAACGGTAAAAGCCGGCGATGCCATTACCTTTCCTACCGGTGAAAAGGGCTCGCACGTGATCCGTAACGGCTCGGAAACCGAAAAGCTGGTGTACATCGATTTCGACACGGCCAGTACCGCCGAGGTGGTGCATTTCCCCGATATGAAGAAGGTGATGGTGACAGGACCTTATTCCAAAGGGATGTATGACGAAGAGTGA
- a CDS encoding DUF3124 domain-containing protein, giving the protein MRERMKYLIIAISLVALFSCGQNKKISSTNPVNWEARTINLPKEDSLHHGTTYLPVYSEVYQSNENKTYPLTVTVSIRNMNPQDTIYILNARYFNSAGHQIRSYFDKPIYLAPLETIDIVIDEGDKEGGTGANFIFDWAIENNDIEPLFEAVMISTTGQQGLSFITKGIKISK; this is encoded by the coding sequence ATGCGTGAACGTATGAAATACCTAATCATCGCCATATCGTTGGTTGCACTATTTTCATGTGGACAGAATAAGAAAATAAGTTCCACCAACCCTGTTAATTGGGAGGCAAGGACCATTAATCTTCCCAAAGAAGACTCATTGCATCATGGAACGACCTATTTACCCGTCTACTCCGAGGTCTATCAATCAAATGAAAACAAAACCTACCCGCTGACCGTAACGGTCAGTATCCGGAACATGAATCCGCAGGATACTATATACATCCTAAATGCCCGGTATTTTAACTCTGCAGGCCATCAGATCCGGAGTTATTTCGATAAGCCCATTTATCTGGCCCCGCTGGAGACCATCGATATTGTCATTGATGAAGGTGATAAAGAAGGCGGAACCGGCGCCAATTTCATCTTTGATTGGGCCATTGAAAACAACGATATTGAGCCCCTTTTCGAAGCAGTAATGATTTCGACTACGGGCCAGCAAGGACTTTCATTTATTACCAAAGGCATTAAAATTTCAAAATAA
- the rsgA gene encoding ribosome small subunit-dependent GTPase A — protein sequence MNLTDLGYTAQMKTIRKELQLEQFEIGRVVAEHKERYTVRTADGEYEAEITGNMRFTAQGREDFPAVGDWVALTVYDADFAIIHQLLPRSSVLKRQAVSHSGEVQLIAANIDYAFLVQAVDRDFNLNRLERYLTICYSSNVSPIIVLTKTDLIDEQQIIEIKESINHRIKDVPVLAISNETRQGYEALNNIIEKGKTYCLLGSSGVGKSTLLNNLSGQHRMKTDAISKSTNKGRHVTSHRELTILENGGILIDNPGMREVGIADTTSGLETTFDDIMSLAQHCRFKDCTHTSEAGCAVLGAVEKGEIEEQAYENYMKMEREKNHFESTVAERRKKDKQFGKILKDYQKKDMKNKGR from the coding sequence ATGAACCTAACTGACCTGGGCTATACAGCCCAAATGAAAACCATCAGAAAAGAGCTGCAACTTGAGCAATTCGAAATTGGCCGGGTTGTGGCCGAACACAAAGAACGATACACCGTCCGCACCGCTGACGGCGAATATGAAGCCGAAATCACCGGGAACATGCGCTTTACGGCTCAAGGCCGCGAGGATTTCCCTGCCGTGGGAGATTGGGTTGCCCTGACGGTTTATGATGCAGATTTCGCCATCATTCACCAGCTACTGCCCCGCTCCTCCGTGTTGAAGCGGCAGGCAGTCTCCCACTCCGGCGAAGTGCAGTTGATCGCCGCCAACATCGACTATGCCTTCCTGGTGCAGGCCGTCGACCGTGATTTCAATCTTAACCGCCTGGAGCGCTACTTAACCATCTGCTATTCGTCCAACGTCAGCCCCATTATCGTACTCACCAAAACCGATCTCATCGATGAGCAACAAATAATTGAAATAAAAGAGAGCATTAATCACCGCATCAAAGATGTCCCGGTACTGGCCATTAGCAACGAAACGCGCCAGGGATACGAGGCCTTAAACAACATCATCGAAAAAGGAAAGACGTACTGCCTGCTGGGCTCGTCGGGCGTGGGTAAATCAACGTTGTTAAACAATCTTTCGGGGCAACACCGCATGAAGACCGATGCTATCAGCAAAAGCACAAACAAAGGAAGGCATGTAACCAGTCACCGCGAGTTAACCATCCTCGAAAACGGCGGCATCCTCATCGATAATCCCGGCATGCGCGAAGTAGGCATCGCCGATACCACCAGCGGCCTGGAAACCACGTTTGATGATATCATGAGTCTGGCGCAACATTGCCGCTTCAAGGATTGCACGCACACCAGCGAGGCAGGCTGTGCTGTTCTCGGAGCCGTCGAAAAAGGCGAAATCGAGGAACAGGCATATGAGAATTACATGAAGATGGAACGCGAGAAAAACCATTTCGAATCGACTGTAGCCGAACGCCGGAAAAAAGATAAACAGTTCGGGAAAATCCTGAAAGACTATCAGAAGAAGGATATGAAGAATAAAGGGCGTTAA
- a CDS encoding protoheme IX farnesyltransferase — MKKLKDFISILTELNKTRITFVVTLTTLAGYVLANKHIDSNVILPMVGIFILACGSAALNHYQDRDKDALMERTKNRPLPSGRISERNVLLISAIEILAGTWIIYLGSNQEAAILGFMAFIWYNGIYTPLKRVTAFAVIPGSVIGAIPPAVGWVAGGGALLDIRLVVLTVFFFISQVPHFWLLMLKYGKEYEVAGFPSITSVMTPVQIKRAIFIWTVSTAIIGALIVLSGLVITTFFKIMVFAAAAWLIALFSRLLRKAYFDFNPFRYFMSINYFVLVLIIAMIVDPLM; from the coding sequence ATGAAAAAGCTGAAAGACTTCATTAGCATACTGACTGAACTGAACAAGACACGGATCACTTTTGTGGTCACACTGACGACGCTGGCAGGTTATGTCCTCGCGAACAAGCACATCGACTCGAATGTGATTTTACCCATGGTGGGAATCTTCATTCTGGCGTGCGGCTCGGCAGCCCTGAACCATTACCAGGACCGCGACAAAGACGCACTGATGGAGCGTACAAAAAATCGCCCGCTGCCATCGGGACGAATTTCCGAACGAAATGTTTTGCTGATTTCAGCCATCGAGATATTGGCCGGAACATGGATTATTTATTTAGGCAGTAACCAGGAAGCCGCCATACTTGGTTTCATGGCCTTCATCTGGTACAACGGCATTTACACGCCACTGAAACGCGTAACCGCTTTTGCGGTAATTCCCGGCAGCGTGATTGGTGCCATTCCGCCCGCAGTAGGTTGGGTAGCCGGCGGCGGTGCTCTGCTCGACATCCGGTTGGTAGTCCTCACCGTTTTCTTCTTCATTTCGCAGGTGCCCCACTTTTGGCTGCTCATGCTGAAATATGGTAAAGAATACGAAGTGGCCGGCTTTCCGTCTATCACTTCCGTGATGACACCGGTGCAAATCAAACGCGCCATCTTCATCTGGACCGTCTCTACAGCCATTATCGGTGCATTGATTGTCCTTTCGGGACTGGTGATTACCACGTTCTTTAAAATCATGGTATTCGCTGCAGCAGCATGGCTGATTGCCTTGTTCTCGCGACTGCTGCGCAAAGCCTATTTCGATTTCAACCCGTTCCGGTACTTCATGAGCATCAACTACTTTGTGCTGGTACTCATCATTGCCATGATTGTGGACCCGTTGATGTAA
- a CDS encoding DUF4435 domain-containing protein gives MFDIKRELEELVAIYSFEEELVDIYVEGPTDKFIIENYCEYKRVKEINIIEIDTIDLSELQAKFSDLNLRSNKDKLIALSRILDLNKISTNITCIVDKDFDGIINEFEKNKHLKYTDYSCMESYFYCRRHIEKIIKIGIRNFPIDTDVILKEVSKILWGLFVLRMVNHKFELNHEFPKIENNMPIDKVTGLCNFDFDNYLSKYITKNGLMTISTKIQEFIDEVRKKMDPDIKYNMNGHDFIKVLFNYINKIKNTPNFKLSTFERAVILSIQPDYLEEYGLFKAICS, from the coding sequence ATGTTTGATATAAAAAGAGAACTGGAGGAACTGGTAGCAATTTATTCTTTTGAAGAAGAATTAGTAGATATATATGTTGAGGGTCCAACTGACAAGTTCATAATCGAGAACTATTGCGAGTATAAAAGGGTCAAAGAAATAAACATTATTGAGATTGACACAATAGATTTATCCGAATTGCAAGCGAAATTTTCGGATTTGAATTTGAGATCTAATAAAGATAAGTTAATTGCATTATCAAGAATTTTAGATTTGAATAAAATTAGTACTAATATAACCTGTATTGTTGACAAAGACTTTGACGGTATTATCAATGAATTTGAAAAAAATAAACACTTAAAATACACCGACTATTCCTGCATGGAGTCATATTTTTATTGTCGCAGGCATATTGAAAAAATTATAAAAATTGGAATAAGGAATTTTCCAATCGATACTGACGTAATTCTAAAAGAAGTTAGCAAAATCCTTTGGGGACTATTTGTTTTAAGAATGGTTAATCACAAATTCGAACTAAATCACGAATTCCCCAAAATAGAAAATAACATGCCCATTGACAAAGTAACTGGCCTTTGCAATTTCGATTTTGACAATTATTTGTCAAAATACATAACCAAAAATGGATTAATGACAATCTCAACAAAAATACAGGAGTTCATTGATGAAGTTAGAAAAAAAATGGATCCTGATATTAAATATAATATGAATGGACATGATTTTATCAAAGTATTGTTCAATTACATTAATAAAATCAAGAACACTCCAAATTTTAAATTAAGTACCTTTGAAAGAGCTGTTATATTATCTATTCAGCCTGATTATCTAGAGGAATATGGATTGTTTAAAGCAATATGCTCCTAA
- the cyoC gene encoding cytochrome o ubiquinol oxidase subunit III — MNTNVSQNAVHTADAEHPNHAEIRTFGFWIYLMSDLVLFSVLFSTYAVIGFNSAGGPTGKDLFDIPYLFIETMFLLLSSVAFGFTMIAMHNNKKQRVIIGLIVTALLGLGFIGMEIHEFISMIGEGAGPDRSGFLSAFFTLVGTHGAHVTFGLIWIATMIGQIAKSGITEGISSRMMRLSLFWHFLDIVWIGVFSFVYLLHVV; from the coding sequence ATGAATACTAACGTTTCACAAAACGCAGTACATACAGCAGACGCGGAACATCCCAATCATGCTGAAATCCGGACTTTCGGATTCTGGATTTACCTCATGAGCGATCTGGTTCTGTTTTCCGTGCTCTTCTCGACCTATGCGGTAATCGGTTTTAACAGTGCCGGCGGCCCCACAGGAAAAGATTTGTTCGACATACCTTACCTGTTTATTGAGACCATGTTCCTGTTGCTGAGTAGTGTGGCTTTCGGCTTTACGATGATTGCCATGCACAACAACAAAAAGCAACGGGTTATCATTGGCTTAATCGTCACCGCCTTGCTGGGACTTGGCTTCATCGGGATGGAGATTCACGAATTCATTTCGATGATTGGTGAAGGAGCCGGACCTGATCGCAGTGGATTCCTTTCTGCCTTCTTTACGTTGGTTGGAACCCACGGTGCCCACGTAACCTTCGGACTCATCTGGATTGCTACCATGATTGGGCAGATTGCCAAATCGGGTATCACCGAAGGCATCAGCTCCCGTATGATGCGCCTCAGCCTTTTCTGGCACTTCCTCGACATCGTCTGGATTGGCGTATTCAGCTTTGTTTACCTGTTGCACGTTGTGTAA